The window GGTGGTTAATGTTGGCAGGAGATGATACTGGCAAGCTCTGAATATGCTCCTTCAATGgtaatgttattaatttattctattttatattttctattctcatggtgtatttattattagttttgatggatgattttgtttattcttACCAAAGATATTTGTTACCAATGtctcctctttcttcttttatttttttccctatttGTCGGTTTAGAGCTCAAGTGAGAAAAGTTTCTTGTATGATATTGTTGCAAATGGCCGAAATGGAATTGATGTTGACAAGTAAGTATGGTAAAATTTGACAGTCAAATCTcgtttataattattttgtatatacTCTGTTTCTTGTATTCTTTGGGTATCTGAGCATTTGACTTATGCTATATTGTAACATTTTGTGGAAACTATTGATTTACAGGTTTGATTATCTTCTTCGTGACTGTCGAGCTTGTGGTCTAGGATGCAACTTTGAATTTCAAAGGTTTCAcgaatttctttaaaataacttGTTTCTTATCAGtggtttgataatttttattagctAGAAAGTAAACTTAAATAAAGGTTATATATCACTCCTAGCATCTTAAATTGTTATTTACCTACAACAGGTTATTGGAGACAATGCGGGTTTTGGATGACGAGATTTGTTATCGTGCTAAGGACTGTTAGTGTCATAtctcaaacatttttttcataataccTTTCTGTTTTTCTAATTCAATAGTGTTTCTAATTGTCCCTTGCTTTCGGCTGTGCAATTTGCTAGACCTTACCATCCACAAAATGTTTGCCACTCGTGCTGATCTTTATAGAACAGTTTATACACATCCAAAAGTGAAGGTATGAAGTAGTTATTTTATTAGGAGGgttattttatttgttcattTAGGTAGATCCCtgtcctttcttttatttccttttcccATGTATCTGATATCCATAAACTTACCCTTCTTGGCTTTTACAGTTTCTAATCCCATCTTGATGTTTCCAGGCAATAGAGCTTATGGTGGTTGATGCACTTGTTCACGCTAATAGTTATTTGGGGATTTCGTCTAATATACATGATCCTTCTGAGTACTGGAAGGTTATGAGAGGGCTTCTTTCAAATAAACTTTTATTAAAAGCATTTTTACAATGTTCATTTGAGTcatgaaaaacataatttacttAAAAATGCAGCTGGATGACACAATAATTAAAACTATTGAGACAACTCCAAATCAAGAACTAAAGGAGGCCAGGGAGTTGATCCTGCGCATTCGAAGGAGGAATCTGTATCAGGCATGTTTTTAACCTGTTGATTTTCTGTGATTATTGGTTGTATGCTGCAACTACCTATTATTTAGTGATATTTTCTCAAGCTGTTCGCCACGATTTCCACACAAACTATTGTGTGGctgtatttaaatttacattacCCTAAAATGCTTGTGTGATTAACATTTTTGTCTCTATTCAAATATAATTGTCTAGTCTTGCTGAAGTTCAGGaagtttctcttttgttttgcagtTTTGTAATGAGTATCCCGTACCAAAGGATATGCTGGACAATTATAAGAAGGTCACTGCTCAAGATATTGTTTGTTCTCAGGTCTTCAATCTTGTTAAACCTTCTCATTTGCATGTATACTCTTGATTCTTGCTCTTCAATGAGGAATTccattttgttttatatgtaaaatCATTTGACAGAAGAGTGGTGGAGTTACACTGAAGGAGGAGGATGTAGCTGTTTGTAATGTCAAAATTGATTTGACTCGTGGAAAGCATAATCCTCTGGAAAGGTATTCAGCAAAGAATAATCACGCATGCTGAATATAGACCTTCTGTTTGTTTTAACTTCCTAATATCATATCctaatgtattatttttctatcttcTGGTGCATATTTCTGTGGCAGCATCCACTTTTTCAAGGTACATTGATGAACCTTCCTAAGTATCTTTTATCAAGATATTTCATCAATaatcttctattttaattggttttgctggtgtctatattttatttatggattATGCTTTCTTTTTGGACTAGTAAACCCTCTCAGCTCGTGCAGTTTGATGGTTTCCAAGCTAATTATTTCTAATTGAAACCGTGTTTTATTACTTATTTTGGGATACTTTGCTGCATTTGTTGAAAATTATGGGAATTAAAGTGTGCTGGGCACCTTATGATTGGTGTTTTGGAATTAAACTATGCTGCTAGCTGTATTACATTTACTGGTTCAATCATGTATTCaggattatgaaagtgatgagaaaTTTACAATACCTGATGACCGTGTAAGCCACTTACTACCTACATCTTACCAAGATATGATAGTTAAGGTGTATGCCAAAAAGCCAGAACTGGTTAGTTGAATTGATTATTGAATCCTATGCAAGTTTGAACTTCATTGCGTTACACATTCAGGTTGGATTCACTTTTGCTTTGTGCAATCCTATAGGTGGAGGCAATTTCAGAggcttttgaaaattttcagttGAAAACTTATGGGATCAAAACACAGGCACATTCAACACCACAGAAGAAGCGTCGATACAATTCATTTATATAAGGCTCATTCAACacccttcttttccttctttgtcCCACCCTTTTTTGGTATACTTACATTTTCCACAGTTGAAATGTAGTATAAGTCAACAGAAACCAATGCTACTCGCTAAAGGTTGTATTTGAGTTACGATATCAAAGAATCAATTACATGTATAGCAATGTTAAGTGTAACAGCTTCATTTAGCTGTAATTAGCAGTGAGAGCAATCATTTTTTGTCACTGCTAGTTGGCAGTTTCAACTTGCAAATGTTTACCAAATATCTTGTTCAAATTGTACCAGTTTCATGGATGAGAATGCATCTCCAGTGTACCCTTCTATACTACTAACTACTAAGCATTCATTACGTTAATTACAACATAATTGTGTctagttggaaaaaaaaaagccagCTAATTAATTAACTTGATTTCAATATACAACATAAACTTATTGGATAAAACTCAGAGTGGGATTTGACCCCCAAGGCAAGGAAATAATGTTGGATTGCCAAGTTGACTCCTTATGGCAGAATATCCAACAGCATATGCGTCTCGTGACCAAGAAAAATTTGTGGTGTTGAATCCACTTAAGTCATAGGCCACGGTGCTTATCTTAAAATCTTAACATATTTCATGCCTACATCATGATGATATTTGGTGAATTTTTCCGTTTTCAATGATATGAACTATTAATATaaactttaatctttaatttgttTAGCTTTTTCTACCACTTTTTTTGGGCCCATTATGTGTATTGGTAAGGGCCGTCTTAGTTTTTTTTGCTTTGGATGGTCTCTAAGATCACGGGCGGTACCACTTACAAGTGATAGCTCTTAATAAAAATCTCAAGCATTTTGCGATTCAGTTGAAACTTGGCCTCGTGATTCATGAGTATTTTGAGACTTGAGAGACATCTTTTTTGGTCACATTAAAGTCCAAAGTAGGCTTTCACGGGTAAGCATTAAGCATATCAACATAGGGACAGCAGTGTTACTTACCCTTCTAATTCAAACCTGTTCCTCTTATCTTCTCAAGGTGTTCAATATATGTGACAAACAATTTTATAGGGTTAATTTATTTAACTGTTTGAAATTATGCCAAAGTTAACATTTGAATGGGAATAACTATTGCCATTTGACAGCAACCAAAGAatcgttttcttttcttcctaatTTGGAATATATATCATAGAAATGAATAAGATTattgtctatttttatttattggtgAAGATAAATAAAGTCCAGGCTGTATTCTAAATTATGATATGTTACTTTTTTATACTCATGATTCCAAAGCGTTAACACCGACTAAAACATCGTGATCATTGAAAATTTCTGAGCACCTTAAAGGGAAACCaaatcaaaagaaatccttggttTTGGTTCATCCATCTATGTTTGATATTTCAGTTTTCAATCAAATAATCGTGATGATCCTAGGTTGTGTAGGTGATCATGGCctataaaaattagtttgattCTTAAATTGACACCTTGCTTGATCTATGCTATTTTATAAGAAggaatcatttttattttttaactttcctcTTTTTCAAACAAGCAGTATGGGGTAACAGAATATCACATTTGGTGGCCAAAACTCTcagtttgcttttttttttttgccctcgtatttttgttttttttgtttttaatttctcatgCTTTATTTAGAACAAAGTAgtacttcaaaattcaaatgcaaCCTTCCCCAGATGACATGTTCAAGCTTGTCATTGAAATTCTCTTTCAGCAAAAGGAAATCTTTTCCCTTTACTAGAAGAAGTCTTAAACAAGCCAATACTAGAGAGACAGTTGGTATTGTACTAAGCCACTCGGGGTCAAATTGGCATTGATGGTAAAGGACGGTAAGAAAATAGACCAGGGAAAACGAATTGTGAGAATCCATTTCAATGATGAGTACAAGAAGAAGCAAATAAACAAATTTGCTTCTTGTCACCTGGATGCATGCATTGATGTCTCCGAAGACTTTTCAGTTTTTACACTGACCAGATAATGAGCTTTTGCCAAATGAACTACTATGTTCTCTTTCTctcataataaagaaaaaaaaattatttcaatataattattattttaatttttaatataacattaattattttgttagttatatcccttataatattaatgattaagctggaaaaaattaaaaatgaattaatgatcaAGGATAATTTTGTAACACTACTAttaattttcattcattttttagttttttttatatatgtacaaCAACCTAAGAGGACAATTATAATAGGACCAATGAAGTTATATTTTACTCTTTGTTTTCTCCTTTtgaattattactatttttttaaataaaatttcattgtttattttctctttgatgatatacTTGTTAGTCTTGCCTCAATAATTAttctacatatttattttaggatAAATAGTATATTTACTGttagtataaataattgttatattattatttaattataaattatcgtgtatattaaatttattaactttaataataactacttaaaattatatttatcatattttttattggttgacaaagtaaatattttacacttgtaattcataaaaattaaactctttattttatcttcaaaataaatttatcccaaaaaataatttatcatttattttaaatgggATGCATGCACACACACATGTACAATGAAGCAAAGAAATTGAATCACTTTTTCTTTAACATATGAAGCTTCTGTAAAAAGGAAGTTAGTAACATAATTCATTCGCAGTCACTCGTCTAAAAATTGCAAGAAATTTGTGATGGTTTTGTCTGACGTAACTTGTATTATCTTTAGTATAATAATTTCCATTTCACAatacattacttatttttacttatggaaagtattatttgtttttgtttgactaTTTTGGCTCCCATCATTTTCAGTTTAAACATGTTATTTTTCACGTAACTTTGAGTATATCAAGTAGCCTGTTGACAAATTGGAGTTTTACCATTCAATCctataataaattgaaaaacaataatatacGAACACTTAACATTGTAAAATgtcaatattttattgatagcagtacttattatttttctttatctctttttcttttatcatatcacattatttatgataattacctttttcttttaccaTCTACTAATATGATATGTCAATGAATCATtttcctaaattaaattactttgtTTAAATTATGAAACATAGTATAGTTCCTTTTCACTTATCTTTAGGGTTCCATCAAACAATATGAAATGTAAGGAGAGAAATCACTTCAAGTTTTCAATCTAGTCCttaaagattttttaataattaaatgatcTTCATCTCTTTATCATTAACCTAATCCATTGGTTTCCCTGAAAGTTTGCTGCTACTATATATCttaatgttttattgcattattaTATGTTGATTCGACCTGTCACAACCAcaaataggaagaaaaaaaaaacaactttattcTGTCAGTATATGATGGTCAGAGTGTTAATTAATGCCTCTTTGAACTtcaccaaataataaaaaaaaactgtgatTCTATGAAGTGTAGAAATCATCTGAATGAGGCTATTTGTCCAATTCATCGATCATGATTACAACTATAATGACATGATATAGTAGGGAGATAGCTATATTCTTTCTAATTATGtgattaaaaagtttaatttcaagATCTAtgtatataatgaaaaaaaattaatattttaaataaattataatattttaaaatatttgtctcTGATTATGGATCAACATATATCAAATATACCAAAAATCAATGATGGTTATTACAAGTTACACACATTTGCCTTTGTGACAAGTGACTCCCCTTAACCGTTTTCATGATCATCCATTGATGAAGCCAAACAACTTGTTTGAAAGGGATGGCGAGATGTAAAGGTAGTACAATAACCGTGAATGCCATGAatgaaaattatagaaaaagaaaaagacaaaaaacaaaaacacaccaaacaaacaaacaactaAACAAGGCAGAGTCACAGACACACACAGAAAGAGAGATCTTTGGTTTCAATAAATTAGAAGTTGAAGGGCTTGTTAATTAGAAGGAGACTAAAGTGGGTCAGAAAACACACGTCGTGTTCAGGCAAAATCCATGTGCCCACATGGAtgattgagagagagagagtattaTATTTATGACCTCAACATCACCacaagcagcagcagcagcacctGCAGTGGCAGCAAAAACATAGTAGTAGTagaagaagagagacacaagaGACCCACCAAGGAAAATTTGCTCAAAACCAGAACTTGCTACAAAAGTTAGCATCTTTTGATGATTCCAAGTGACTTGAGCTTTCAAAGTCCATAGTGGGGTGTGGtgaattttttgtgttttgaagagaagaggtgagagagagagagatgaagaAGAGTGAGAGTGGGGGGTATGTGAGAGCGGATCAGATAGATCTGAAGAGCTTGGATGAGCAGCTTCAGAGGCATCTGAGTAGAGCATGGACTATGGAGAAGAACAAGGAGAAGGAGGAAGAAGAGGTTGAAGGAAGGTCCACAAGAAGCAGACAAGAATGGGAGATTGACCCCTCCAAGCTTGTCATCAAGACTGTCATTGCTCGTGGCACTTTTGGCACTGTCCATCGTGGAATTTACGATGGCCAAGATGTTGCAGGTATACTCCACTACACTACACTCTCTTGCTTTGCTCTCACAGTTGAAAAGTTGAGTTTTCATTTGATGTGTGTCTGTTTGTTCTCATATATGCAACTATTTgtttcaagaaaacaaaaaaaaacatgcatagTTTGTTTTTCCCTCCATTTATTACACCTGTTTGTTTGACACCACATACATGTGCAAGGGGGGAAGATTTGTTTACTTGGAGAAGTTCATGTAGTTGGTCCTTTCAACTTAGAATGTTGCATAATGTGCACATGCTTCCAAAACTGTAGGTTGATGGGTTGTTCGGCCTTCTTTTATGTGAATGCCAAGGTTTCATTTCATAGCTAAAGAGTTGGATATAAATGATGTCTTATTTGGTCAGCAGATCCACTGCTTAAGTTTTGTTTTGCCTGTTTCTGCATGTGATTTCGTTGTGCTTGTACCTTTACAATCAAGCAACAATTTCTGCTTGGACATGAGTCCTTGTTTCCCTGAGTTCTTTGAGAAGGCATCTAAGTTGATGTTGTTTGGTTAGCCGCAACTGCCATGCATTGGAACTTTGTAAATCAAGATTTGCAGAATCCGTGATTCACAAGATTGAGTACCcttgcttcttttctttttagttccttttttgttttctctagaATTCACAAGATCCAGTTGACTTGACAGTTATGTGCATGAACTttaatgttcttttcttttttgaactTTCATGTGTTCTTGGTTATTACTGTTGTGCCCCTGATTTTACTACCATGGGATGggtataagaattaaaaaaataataataaatgaaattgtTGGCTGGTAATGAGTGGTTTATGTTGCCACATACATTTCTCACTCATCAAATATTCTACTGGGAATTAGCCACAGGAACTCTTCTCTTGAGAGTTCCTTTTTTAGGTGTTATGATTTTCATGATGTTATATGCAGACCTTTATTACCTTAACAATTCCTGGATGCTAAACTTGTTAACCCTGCAGCTTTATACTGAAATTTAATGAATGAACAGTTTAAAGTTACTTGTGAATGCCATGCTCTCCTTTTGCTTTCATAACATGTAATTAatctttgattttgtttttctcaGTTAAGCTCCTTGACTGGGGGGAAGAAGGCCATCGGTCAGATGCTGAAATAGCTTCTTTGAGAGCGGCTTTTACACAGGAAGTTGCTGTTTGGCACAAGCTTGAACATCCTAATGTAACCAAGGTAATATTTGGGCCTTCATTAGTTTCTTTGTGTTATCCATGTTTTTCCTTTGAGGGCAAGCCCTGGTGCAATGGTAAAGTTGCGCCTTGGTGACCAGTTGGTCATGGGCTCGAATCCGAAAACAACCTCTTTGCGAAGGGGAAGGCTTCATACAATTACCCTCCCCCGTACCTTCGTGAAGCAATGAGCTTCTGGCATTGGGGTATGTGTATGATCATTCCatgtttctcctttttcttgTGTTGTGGAACAATCTGATAGCTTACTACAACAGGTTTCTAACGTGCTATCATTTTCCACTATTAATCAAATCATATAAGAATGGAaagtaaataaacaaaaataaggaAAGGGGAAAGATAAATGACAAAGAAGATTGTGAGATTTAATGCATTCctttaggcaaattttggaatGCATTCCAGGTGGAAATATTGCCCGAACCTCagattgttttctttccatagtATGATTGTGATGGCTTGATTCTGGTCTCATTTATGTCAAATGAATTTTTGTTAAAGTTTATTTTCTATTGTGCTGTTTTCTCTGTTATTTTTGGGGATGAGAAGAGGATTGAGTGGCAGTTGGGTGGGTGTGAGCCACATTAAGAGTCACACTGGGGGGAAATACCTTTGCAAGTGTGCAAATCAGGAGTATGGTCCGGTCTTAAGGATCCCCCATAAGTAATACATTAAATTTGCATCATAGTTTTCAATCATTTATGTGAGAATTTTCTTATTCACTCTTACTGTCAAATCCGTTTTGCAGTTTATTGGGGCAACAATGGGAACATCAGAGCTACAGATACAAACGGAAAATGGTCATATAGGCATGCCGAGTAACGTTTGTTGTGTTGTTGTTGAATATTGTCCTGGGGGTGCGCTGAAGTCTTATCTCATTAAAAATCGAAGAAGGAAGCTGGCTTTTAAAGTGGTTGTTCAACTGGCTCTTGACCTTGCAAGAGGGTCCAATCTTTATGCCTAATCTGTCTCATATAAGTTTAAGTAGTAATCTTTCTTTCTAAGCCTGagtactttttattatttactttataggTTGAGCTATCTTCACACAAAGAAGATTGTCCACAGAGATGTTAAAACAGAAAATATGCTTCTGGACAAGACACGAACCTTGAAAATAGCTGATTTTGGAGTAGCTCGTATTGAGGCCTCCAATCCTCATGACATGACAGGTGAAACTGGAACCCTTGGTTACATGGCTCCTGAGGTATATGCTTCAAttcctttgaaaaattctctctCCTGTGCATTGTTCGTTTGGGGTTTGTTTCAAACGCCCTTAATGTCTGGTCCTTGCctcataaaattttgaaactgcTGGGCTAGGACTTGTTACTTGTGACCGGCTCTATTGTCTAACTAATTGTGAAAGAATTGGGATGAATATTTTGGTCTTAAACAGGAAGAAATcttgattaaaatattaaccATGTTGGAAAGATAAGGACATTGAATTGTTCCATCATTGTCCTTACTTTTATCAGGAATTCCTTTTGTTTTATAGTTCACCCAACAATTATGTATATATCCATGTTGGTTTTGGTACATAATTACTGGAAGAAATCTTTACCTCAGTCCCATTTACAATTACTGAGATCTAGAACTTCAGCATGTCACTACTCACTAATATTGGTAAATGAAACTTACCTGGTGAAATTGGGCAGGTTCTAAATGGCAATCCATACAATAGAAAGTGTGATGTGTACAGTTTCGGAATATGCTTATGGGAGATATACTGCTGTGACATGCCATATCCTGACCTTAGCTTCTCAGAAGTGACATCAGCTGTCGTACGACAGGTATGTAAAATGTATTAAGTGGCTTTGCGAGGATAAACTAACTATTTATTGGGAAACATCAACCTGTACAATTGTTAGTTTATTTGCAAATGGTATCTACTGTTTATACATCTCTACTCGTTGCTTTTTATTGTAACTAGATTCTTTATGGAACTGCAGAATTTGAGGCCAGAGATTCCGCGATGTTGTCCTAGCGCTCTGGCCAATGTGATGAAAAGATGCTGGGATGCGAATCCTGACAAGAGGCCAGAGATGGATGAAGTGGTGACCATGTTGGAAGCTATTGACACTTCAAAGGGTGGAGGTATGATCCCTCATGATCAGCCTCAGGGTTGTTTATGTTTTCGCAGTTATCGAGGACCTTGAAAGATTTTTCACTGTCAAGGAAATTGATTATGGAGGGATGATATACAGGTTCTGGAAATCAGtttgtattttatttgattgaagGAATAGGGAAGGAAGACTCCAGGATGAAATGCATACACAAAAAGTGTGAAAGCAAGAGTTAATGAAGAGCTCTGCAATTACTTGATACTTTGTTGGgctataattttttgtaaagcTAATTGTGCTCTCTCCTCATTGCACCcatttttatgatatttctaTGTAAGTTGTACACTTGACAGTAGTAGCATGGATTGTTCGGACACTAATATCAAAGTCCTGATGGGTCATTTGATGTCCTATGAAGCCTACAAGTGATCAGTTTTGGGAAGATTTGCTCGTGTGCAGAAAGACATGACCTATAATATGTGGAATAAATATACAATTTGGCCATTAAATGATGTTATATGTTGTAGATTGAGGAAAGCTTTTGTTTATACATTTGACACTTAAAATAGTAAACTTGATGACAAGTATATTGAAGTTATCTACTTGTTATCAAGTTTATTTCTACGGTCAAAAACTTTAATGGTGTGGTTGGTAGAGTGGAATGGAATtgagaataaatatttgaaCTAAAGTAGTGTGATAGAAGTATGAGActcactaattttttaattttttttcttcattttcactttatttcttCTCTATCAAACACACTATAAAGGATCAGAACAAGACAAGTAACATTTTGAGACTATGTTGCTGTATATCCTCATAATATATGATTTTGTGGTTAATTATGTCCTTTTGAACCAATGGAATTATGTTGAAAGGAACCTATTAAGGACAAGAGTTCATAACATCACTAGAAACAAAAAGATTAATGCTAACCCAtgtaattaattgttaaatggTTCAATCTTGCATGATATTTTAAATGTGAAAATCTTTGTGAGAATATCAAATTCCCTTCATAATGTCAAGATGTATCAACAGTTTTGAccatttcaaaaaaacaaaaaaaaagttccagATGTTTGCAAATACTAACCATCAAAGCTCAGATTGAAAAGGTTTCTTCTATGAAATTAACCAGTTGGCCCAATGTTCATTCCAAACATCATCCAAAACAAGCCATGTTCTCAAATCAAATCTCTGCTTCAAATTATCCATCACTTTTGTCATCTAAAAGGTTCATTATTAGGGGCCACTTTGCTTTTAACTCTGCTATGTATAAACGATCTTCTGTTAGAGATTCTTTGGTGTTCTCCGACTGTTTCTGATCTGTAAATGATATCTTCCATTTTACTTTATTAACTTGCAAATAAAGATAACTTTAGATTAGAGAAGTTCCCTATACCTTCTTTTGGGTTACAACTTCAGAAGAAACTTCATATGATAAGATACCAGCTACATAAACAGAATTAGATCATGGAACCATTTTTGAATCAGTTCTGCATCACACTAGGCCGTGCTTCAGCTGCATATATGGTTGACTTCAACTTTTGGAAGCAACTTCTGGTCAAAGATTCTTTCCCTGGTCGAAGCTCACAACCACAGGTGTGGAAAATGACataattacataaatataaGCAGAGAGAATCTCCACCAAACTTCCTCAGCCACATATGATGTTGGAGACGAGGAAGGTAATTGCAGACATGCTATAAGATTGGTATACTATAGGGAAATCAATGACTTTCACATGCTCACATGGTGTGAAACTCggaatatttggatgatgcaaTATCCACCACCAAAGAAAGATGCTTTGTTctctttagatatttttttcttgttagaaATTGTGAAAGAGAATCTTTAATATGCATGCATATAAATACCAGTTAAAGATGAGAGCTGAATCTTTATTATCgtatataaaaatttagacGCGGGCTATTAAAAGGTCACCTAAACTTTTCCAACTTTTACCATTTTACCATTTAGTTATGTAAGCAAATTTACTCTTTGGTTGAGCAACTTTTTAATGATTCTTAATCTTATATGCTCAACTGCAGCTATTTTATCATAAACTAGTGTAATTACACCCCTCTGGAATTCCATTAAACATAAAAGAGTGATGGTCTCTGTGTCTTTACCCCTCCAATTAGCAATGCTGAAACTAAAATAACTTCACACAAATTCCCTTATAAATTTCTGAGATAATCAAAGCCCTTTTTTAACTGCTGGATCGTTTATTTGTTTTAGGTATAAGTACAATAATGTAATCCCACGATGTTATCTTCAATCCTTCAGGCAATTTCCCATTAAAAGTGTGGAagaatatttttcacttttttttttgcatagaaAAAATGGTTTATTAATATTTCAGAGGTGATTAGAGAAAGAAAATACTACATAAAAACTCGGACAAAGAACCATTCCGGAAAACCATTGAATTGCATATGCTAGTGCCCAAAGAATTATGTGAAtttctatatatgtatatttgtgtcACATTACTAGCTAAAATAACCGTCACAAGGCTTTTGGTCTTGTGCTAACTTGAGTGTTGTTCCTTTAATGTTGGAGTTTGTGCTCTAaggcaaaattaaaataattctctCTTCAGATAAGAATAACTCCAGTACATGAATGTCAGAAACTGTATGAGTATGACCTACAATTTCCTCACTGaacaatcataattttattcatgAATTGGTAGAATGAAAGTTACAAGCCGGGGTGGTGAATAGTCTTAATACAGAATAAAATCTCAAGCTGTTTAACTGAATGCTAGGTTCTAGTAAAATGAATAATGGCTTTTCCAATAGCAATGGAAACAAACTAGGGGGAGTGAACTTTACAATGTAATAGCCAGCATTCCTGAATAGCCTTGAAGCAAGTGCCAATAAACACTCATGCGGTATTTGATAGCAAAAACACAGAACTAGCCAGCAATTTTGTAGGTTGGATTTACCAAATTATCCAGCCCAGAAACTACTTTAATGGATTCTATGACATCACCAACTTTGAGGTCTGCCAAGTAATCCTCATTTTCTGTTACATAGCCAAAGACTGCATATCGACCATCCAATATATTGGCATTACTGGGAGTTAGCTCACTTTCTTTCAATAGCCAAAATATCTGGCTGGAGGCAGAGTTGTCCTCAAATTCCTATTCAAACAACATAAAAGGAGTAAATagaagcaagaaaaaaaagattagcATGCTTAAAGAACAGCAATGTCAAAGAATAGATTCTCCTCACATCTCTTGCCATTGCCATTGTACCGAAAGCATTAAA of the Glycine max cultivar Williams 82 chromosome 13, Glycine_max_v4.0, whole genome shotgun sequence genome contains:
- the LOC100796230 gene encoding deoxynucleoside triphosphate triphosphohydrolase SAMHD1 homolog isoform X4 encodes the protein MGAYCNGNVSLSPSYDVASAQDPRFCKHVHDNVHGNIYLDSLSLKFIDTEQFQRLRELKQLGFTNMVYPGAVHSRFEHSLGVYWLASQCVEKLKTYQGLELGIDRFDIQTVKLAGLLHDVGHGPFSHLFEREFLPQVISGSDWSHEQMSVDMVDYIVDEHHIDVYPQMIRRVKEMILASSEYAPSMSSSEKSFLYDIVANGRNGIDVDKFDYLLRDCRACGLGCNFEFQRLLETMRVLDDEICYRAKDYLTIHKMFATRADLYRTVYTHPKVKAIELMVVDALVHANSYLGISSNIHDPSEYWKLDDTIIKTIETTPNQELKEARELILRIRRRNLYQFCNEYPVPKDMLDNYKKVTAQDIVCSQKSGGVTLKEEDVAVCNVKIDLTRGKHNPLESIHFFKDYESDEKFTIPDDRVSHLLPTSYQDMIVKVYAKKPELVEAISEAFENFQLKTYGIKTQAHSTPQKKRRYNSFI
- the LOC100796230 gene encoding deoxynucleoside triphosphate triphosphohydrolase SAMHD1 homolog isoform X1, encoding MGAYCNGNVSLSPSYDVASAQDPRFCKHVHDNVHGNIYLDSLSLKFIDTEQFQRLRELKQLVAGAVLLPSLTLRDIIGKCGSCGCKCGSCGCNCGCGFTNMVYPGAVHSRFEHSLGVYWLASQCVEKLKTYQGLELGIDRFDIQTVKLAGLLHDVGHGPFSHLFEREFLPQVISGSDWSHEQMSVDMVDYIVDEHHIDVYPQMIRRVKEMILASSEYAPSMSSSEKSFLYDIVANGRNGIDVDKFDYLLRDCRACGLGCNFEFQRLLETMRVLDDEICYRAKDYLTIHKMFATRADLYRTVYTHPKVKAIELMVVDALVHANSYLGISSNIHDPSEYWKLDDTIIKTIETTPNQELKEARELILRIRRRNLYQFCNEYPVPKDMLDNYKKVTAQDIVCSQKSGGVTLKEEDVAVCNVKIDLTRGKHNPLESIHFFKDYESDEKFTIPDDRVSHLLPTSYQDMIVKVYAKKPELVEAISEAFENFQLKTYGIKTQAHSTPQKKRRYNSFI
- the LOC100796230 gene encoding deoxynucleoside triphosphate triphosphohydrolase SAMHD1 homolog isoform X3, coding for MGAYCNGNVSLSPSYDVASAQDPRFCKHVHDNVHGNIYLDSLSLKFIDTEQFQRLRELKQLGAVLLPSLTLRDIIGKCGSCGCKCGSCGCNCGCGFTNMVYPGAVHSRFEHSLGVYWLASQCVEKLKTYQGLELGIDRFDIQTVKLAGLLHDVGHGPFSHLFEREFLPQVISGSDWSHEQMSVDMVDYIVDEHHIDVYPQMIRRVKEMILASSEYAPSMSSSEKSFLYDIVANGRNGIDVDKFDYLLRDCRACGLGCNFEFQRLLETMRVLDDEICYRAKDYLTIHKMFATRADLYRTVYTHPKVKAIELMVVDALVHANSYLGISSNIHDPSEYWKLDDTIIKTIETTPNQELKEARELILRIRRRNLYQFCNEYPVPKDMLDNYKKVTAQDIVCSQKSGGVTLKEEDVAVCNVKIDLTRGKHNPLESIHFFKDYESDEKFTIPDDRVSHLLPTSYQDMIVKVYAKKPELVEAISEAFENFQLKTYGIKTQAHSTPQKKRRYNSFI